The DNA segment CATCACCACAGCAACCGGCAGCCCCAGCAGCATCCATTGTGCAAAACCCACTTCAATACCGTGGGTATCTAACAAATAAGCCGCCAACAAGGCGTTGGGAGGCGTACCAATCAAGGTGGCAATACCGCCAATACTGGCGGAGTAGGCAATCGCCAGCAGTAACGCTGTGCCGAAGCGGCGCAGGCCGCCTTCATTATCGCTCTGAGTCATGGCGATGATAGACAAGCCGATGGGCAACATCATTACCGACGTTGCCGTGTTGCTCACCCACATGCTCAGAAACGCAGTAGCCATCATGAAACCGGCAATCTGATTTTTTGGTTTAGCACCCATGGGCCGCAGCGTTAGCAACGCAATACGCCGGTGCAAATTCCAGCGCTGCATCGCCAAGCCCAGGGTAAAGCCGCCCAAAAACAAATAGATGATGGGATTGCGTAAGGTGCTGTAGCCTTGCCAATACTGCTCAGGCCCAATGCCGACACCGATGTAAAACCAAACACTGTATACACTACACAAAAGCGACAAGTGCTATTGGTAGATCAACCCGTTTAAGGCATAGTTAATTAAGTTTATCTGTGAAATTTTGCCTTCACCATGGCACCGCAAACAGGGTTTTATTCGTATGGTACCGCAACTTCTTGTCTCCCGACTGATGCACAGCGGTGCCCTTCTGCATTGCGATCCTGATACTACTATAGCCACGGCCGCCGCAATGATGGCGGAGCGAAGTGTCAGTTCCATTCTGGTTATTCGCAATGACGACGTGTTGGGCATCTGGACAGAGCGCGATGCCCTGGCCATTGATTTTACATCATCTTCTATCTTTGCCCAGCCGGTCAGTTCGGTAATGAGCTCGCCGGTTATCTCCGTGCCCACCTACATGCCCATGCAGGAGGCCGCGATTAAATTCCGCGAAACCGGTAAACGTCACTTTCTGGTGGTCGACCCCGACGGCAAAGCGGCCGGTATTCTCTCGCAAACCGACATGGCGACAAACCAAGGTATTGAACCCTATCTGCGTTTGCGTGATGTGCGCTCCGCCACCGCCACAATGCCGCTCTCTATAGAAGGTGATAAGACCCTGGCGGAAGCAGCGGCTAGCATGTATAAAAACCGCGCTCATGCGGCAATTATTGATTGTGAAAAACTGGGATTTGGGATTCTTACCGAGCGCGACATAGTCCGTCTTATCAGCCGCAATACCGGTAATAAAGTGGTCGGCCCCCTAGCTAGCCGCCCATTGATAACCGTGCACGAGGACGAGCCACTTATTCACGCCCGTGATCGCCTTATGAACCTGCGCATCCGTAACTTGGCGGTGGTCAATGACGATAACCAAATAATCGGCCTGGTGGGCTACGGTCAGATGCTTGCCGGTGTAGACCAACTGTATACGCAGGATTTGCGCGCCGCACTGGAGCAGCGTGACTCGGCCTTGGCCCAGTCACGGCAAACCCTGCAACTGGCGGAGCGGGTGATTGCCTCGTCACTGGAAGGCATCATGATTACCGATGCTAAGTCGCGCATAGAATTCACCAACCCCATGTTTACCCAACTGACCGGTTACAGTGCGGACGATGTAATCGGTAAAACGCCGGCGCTGCTTTCATCTGGTCGCCACGACAAAGCCTTTTACGACCAGATGTGGCAAGCCCTAGCACGTGAAGGCGTATGGCGCGGCGAAATCTGGAACCGTCGCAAAACCGGCGAGCTGTACCTGGAATTACTAACTATTACTGCAGTAACCGATGATGATGACATCATTACCCACTACGCTGCCCTGTTTACCGACATCACCCAGAACCGCCACAACGAGGAGCGCATCCGCCATTTGGCCTATTACGATGCACTCACCGGCATTCCCAACCGCCGGCTGATGGAAGACCGTCTGGAACACGCCATTCGCCAGACCCATCGCAACCGAATGGTGCTAGCCGTGCTGTTCATTGACCTGGATCATTTCAAACAGATTAACGACACTCTCGGGCATCACGTAGGCGATTCTTTGCTGCTCCAGTTCACTGAAAGAGCGCAGACCTGCCTTCGAGAGGGCGACACATTAGCTCGCCTTGGCGGCGATGAATTTGTGGTGATACTGCCAGAATTGAACGGTCCTGAAGCGGCAAAAACGGTTGCGCAGCGCTTGCTGGACAAGCACCGCGAAGACTATCAAATTGATGGCCATACCCTGAGCGCCAGCGCCAGCGTAGGCATAAGCCTGTATTCAAGCGAAGTCGACACCGCCCGGCGGCTGCTGAAGCAGGCCGATGCGGCCATGTACACGGCCAAACGCGCCGGCCGTAACGCCATTTGCATATTTACAGACGCCGAAAACGAAAAACCGAAATTAGCGGGCAGATAGCGTCTGCTCATGTGCCAGCAGCGCTTTTTTGATGGCAACACCACCGTTATAGCCGCCCAAGTCGCCATTGCTGCGCAATACCCGATGGCAAGGCACCAGCACGGCCACCGGGTTAGCTCCGCAAGCGCTGGCGGCGGCGCGCACAGCTTTTGGGCACCCTGCCCGCCGCGCCAGCTCGGCGTAGCTGATGACTTCACCACTGGGAATACTTTGTAGCGCTTGCCAGACTTGCTGCTGAAACTTCGTACCGCGCAAATCCAGAGCCAGGGGTTCCGCGCTGCGGCCGTCTGTCAGCTGGGCTTTCACTTTGCCCAGCCAACTCGGGCAAGCACTCTCGGCCTGGCATAATTGAGCGCGGGGGAAGCGACTGCGCAATCGTTCCATTAGCGGTGGCAGTGTCTGCCCGGTCAGCAAAGCGCACACACCCGTGTCACTGCAGGCCACAAGCACCTGGCCGAGATAGCATTGCGCTGATTGCCAGGTGATGTGCTCTGCGTCTTGAGATGATGACATAGCGACCTCCTCTTTTTTACGCCAGCGTAAGGACGCATTATGGCGCAAATTTCGGCCTCCGCGTAATCAGAACCGAGCCAGCCAAATTAATTAACGCGGAATCGCCCCGCCAATGCTTCGATATTGCCAACAGATACCTCAAGGCGCTCGCAGGTTGCAACGAGTTCATCAATTTCATCAAGGCTGGCGTTAGCGGAGCTGCTGATTTCGTTTACCTGACGGGCAACCGACTTACTGACGCTTTCCTGTTCATCCATCCCCAAACGGGTTTGATCGGCTCCCTGATGAATTCGCGCCATGGCACTGCGGATCTTTTCTGCGCCTTCGGAGACACTGGCCATCAGCGTTCTGACCGCCGCCAATTGCGAAAAGTTATGGTTCATTGAACGCACGGATTCCGATGCCTCATCCTGAAGACGCTTTACCAACGTGCGGATGGTCTCAGTGCTTTCTGTGGTTTTCTTGGCCAGGCCCCTAACCTCGTCTGCGACGACCGCAAAGCCGCGCCCGGCTTCTCCAGCCCGGGCAGATTCAATCGCGGCATTCAATGCCAGTAGGTTCGTTTGATTGGCGATACCATTGATCACTTCGGTAATTCGCCCTATGTCCTGAGACGCCTTTTCAAGTTCATGGAGCTTGGCCGCAGTGTGCTCGGATTGGGTCTCGAGCTCTGCCACACAGAGGCTTCCACGTTCTGCATCGGACAGGGTCTCTGCAACCTGCTGATTTACCTCACCCACCAGATCGTGAGTTCCCCGGACTGAACCCGCCACCTCGCGAGCAGATGCCTCCATTTGGGTCATAGCCGCCGCTATTGCAACGAGTTCTTCAGACTGTCCGCGTACCCGTTCATTGAAGTCCCGGGCAAAACGGGCATTGCCTGTTGCAATAACGCCAATGTCGCCACCCGCCTGCTGCAGGCTTCCCAAAACAGTCGCCATAGCGTCTGACAACTGGTTCACGGAAGCTTTAAGATCAATAAACTCACCCTTGGCGTTGAACTCCAGTCGGCGCGAATAATCACCCTTTGCCATGCTGGCCAAGTGCGAAAGTGTGGCCCTAAGGGGCAGGCTGATCATTCTGGCAAGCCACACCGAGGTGCCCAAAGCGAACAAAACAACCAGCGATAACAACCCGTAAACCAGCTGTTCCGACCGTCGGGCAGACTCGTCAAGCGCCACGACCGTTTGGGTAATCCGGTCTGAAACCGCCACTCTCATCCCGTCGAGATTTTCCGCAAGATCGCCCAGGTGCCGATCCACTTCCTGCCCGGCCTGCGCCAGATTCAGGCGATTCTGACGATACCCCAAGTATTGGTTAATAATGCCATCATCTTGATTCACTGCCGCCACAAAATGACTGATCAAAACGGGAAGCCCTTCCAATCGCGGAACTTCTGACACTAACGCATTGATATCCGGCTCAATGATCTGAGTGTTCATCCGCAGATTCTCGATGACACTTGCGAGTTTATCTGCATCGTCGGTACTGACCATTTGCATAATGAGCAGTTCAATGTTCGCCAGGTTTTCCATAATCGTAGTAAACAAGTCCCGGATATAAATATCGTCACCGGCGGGTTCCGTGCCCTCTCTCACTAAGAGCCGTTTCATTTCTGCGTTATTAGCCAGAAATGCCGACAAACCTTCGTTAACTATTTCGGAAACTTCCAACACCGAACGATTGTATTCGTCCAGCTGTTCAACGGACAATTTCAACGCGATAACATTCTGTGCGACACGTTGGTTTCGAGTTTGCACCACAGGAAATTTTTCTATGTTGTCTAACGAAGAAATACCATTCGCTAACAGGTTTAATGTACTAATGGTTGTTTCAAGCGCAGACAGCCTGACAGACAACATATCGGGGTCGTCTGCCGCCATCATAGAAAGCGCCTGCTTTCCGGCTTCAGCCCGGTGAGTGTCAACTTGCTGAATTTGCGCGGCGAGGGGAAAATAGTCTGATGTCAGCTCATGGGTGGTGTCCGAAAAGGAAGACATAATGCGACTGTTAAACGCACCCCAACAGACAATGATCAAACAGAGCATCGCAAAACCAGCGTAGAGCCGGTGAATGACCGAGATTTTATTCATGTTTTTTACTCTCACCACTAGCCCAAAATGAACTGAGCAAAAGAGCAGAAAAGGCCGACAAAAAACACGTGGGCCAGGACAGATAATGTGACTTAATATAATCGGGGGGGAAATGAGAAATTCACCAGACCCACCATGGTAACGGTGAATTGCAGGTCGCAATCGAGAGTTTCGATTGCGACCTGCATCGGTCTTCGGGAGTTAGCTCTTGCGAGCGTCTGCCCAACTTTTCAAAAGTTCATTATAAGGTACGGTTACGCCTTGTACCTTTTCGTTGGCCAGCTTGGGCTTGGGTGCGCCCGGCTGATCCAACCAGTACTGCGGGTCACGCGGCTCGTTCAGCTTAGGACCGCAGGTTTCCAGTACGTTGGCACGTTCCAGACGCTCCATTACGCGATCTTGAGCATCTGCCAAACCATCCAAAGCTTCCTGAGGAGTCGCTTCGCCACTGGCAGCCTGGGCAATGTACTGCCACCACAGCTGGGCCAACTTCGGGTAATCAGGAACGTTGGTGCCAGTCGGCGTCCATTGAACCCGTGCCGGACTGCGATAGAACTCAACCAGACCACCGAGCTTCGGCGCCATTTCTGACATCACGTCAGAGTTGAGGTCAGATTCGCGAATCGGCGTCAGGCCAGCGACGGTTTTTTCCAGAGACACAGTCTTGGAAACCGTAAACTGGGCATACAACCAAGCCGCCAGGCGACGCTTCTCAGGAGTTGATTCCAGGAAGGTCCAGGAACCTACGTCCTGATAGCCCAGCTTCATGCCTTCTTCCCAGTAAGGGCCACGGGGCGAAGGCGCCATACGCCATTTCGGAGTACCGTCTTCATTTACAACCGGCAGCCCTTCTTCGATCATGCTGGCGGTAAAGGCCGTGTACCAGAAAATCTGCTGGGCGATGGCACCCTGGGCAGGTACTGGGCCAGACTCAGAGAAGGTCATACCCGTTGCTTCGGGCGGCGCATACTTTTGCATCCATTCCACGTACTTGGCGGTCGCGTAAACCGCTGCCGGGCCGTTGGTGGCACCGCCACGGGACACGTTGGAACCGACCGGACGACAATCTTCAACCCGAATACCCCACTCGTCTACCGGCAAGCCGTTAGGCAGGCCTTTGTCGCCGGCACCCGCCATAGAAAACCAGGCATCGGTGAACCGCCAGCCAAGAGACGGGTCTTTCTTGCCATAGTCCATGTGGCCGTATACTTTCTTGCCATCAATTTCTTTCACGTGAACCGAGAAGAACTCGGCAATATCTTCGTAGGCAGACCAGTTTACCGGAACGCCCAAGTCATAACCGTAGATGTCTGAAAACTGCTTTTTCAAGTCTTCACGTTCAAACCAGTCAGCTCGAAACCAGTACAGATTGGCGAATTGCTGAGTAGGCAACTGATACAGTTTGCCATCAGGCCCAGTGGTAAACTCCAACCCGATAAAATCTTCAAGATCCAGCGTTGGCAGAGTTAGATCTTTGCCAGAGCCAGCCATGATGTCGTCAATTGCTACAACCTTACCGTACCGGAAGTGAGTACCGATCAGGTCGGAGTCATTCACATAGCCGTCGTAAATGTTTCGGCCTGACTGCATTTGAGTCTGCAGCTTTTCGATAACGTCGCCTTCCTGGATCAGGTTATGGGTCAGTTTGATGCCGGTAATTTCGGAGAATGCTTTAGCCAGAACGTTGGATTCATACTCGTGAGTGGCAATGGTTTCTGAAACCACGTTAATTTCCATTCCACGGAACTCTTCCGCAGCCTGAGTAAACCACGCCATCTCCGCCAGCTGTTGTTCCTTGCTGAGAGTCGACTTTTTAAATGACTCACTCACCCACTTTTCAGCCGCGTCCGAGTACTGATCGGCGTAAGCTTGCAGGCTCAGGCTCATACTGGCAGCGGCAATCGCGGCACTGAGTATAAGAGTTTTAGGATGTTTGTTATTTTTGAACATACCCGACCTCATTTACTTTTTATGGATGGAGCGGGACCAGACCGCACTCCGTTTTTACATCTACATCACTTATAGCACTAGAGTCCTTAAAACGTGGTACACATTGCACTTTATACGCACTAAACGTTGTGCTCGAGAATTGGTTAATGATCGCTTTCGATCATAGATTTAAAAATAGTTCGATTCCGAATCCTTTACAACCACTTTTAACCGAATATTGTCCATTGTTTCAAGACACGCTGTGCTTTTCAATGCACCGCTTTGGTTTAACCCCAGCGCAGCAACACGCCCATCCAGGCTACAGAGACCGCCAGCGCTACCCACAAGCTCACATCGCTGACTGCAAGAAAGGTCAGATGAATGTAAGCGGTCGACAGCAAGCCAATAAACAGCCGGTCGCCACGGGTGGTTTCGATAGGCAAAAATCCTTTGCGTTCGCGACAAGGCGAAACAACTTCGTAGACAGTCATAACCGCAAGAATCGAAGCGATCACCACAAAAAAGATTACGACCGTGGGGGTCCAGTTCATCCAGTCAATCATCAGTATTCTCCTTATACGCGCCCGAGAGCGAAGCCTTTGGCCACATGGTTACGAACGAACCAAATCACCAATATGCCGGGAATAATCGTCAGAACGCCGGCTGCAGACAGCACTCCCCAATCAATACCGCTTGCCCCTATGGTCCGCGTCATGATGGCGCCAATCGGCTGGGCGTCTACAGATGTCAGAGTGCGGGCAAGCAACAGTTCTACCCATGAAAACATAAAGGTAAAAAACGCGGTTACGCCAATGCCAGAGCGGATCATTGGCAGGAATACTTTGATAAAGAACCTTGGAAAGCTGTAACCGTCAATAAAGGCCATCTCGTCGTACTCACGGGGTACACCTTTCATAAAACCTTCCAGAATCCACACTGCCAGAGGTACGGTGAACAAACAGTGCGCAAGTGCAACGGCAATGTGTGTATCAAACAGACCAATCGACGAGTACAGCTGAAAGAATGGCAACAGGAATACCGCCGGCGGCGCCATTCGGTTGCTCAGCAGCCAGAAAAACAGATGCTTGTCGCCCAGGAATTTGTAGCGGCTGAATGCGTAAGCCGCCGGCAACGCCACCAGAAGCGTGATAACCACGTTCATGGACACATACGTCATCGAGTTTAAGTAGCCATTGTACCAACTGGGATCACTAAAAATGACCGCATAGTTATCAAGGGTGAAGATTTTTGGAAAAAACGTAAGGCCCCCCAGGATTTCCTGGTTTGTTTTGAACGACATGTTCAATAACCAGTAAACCGGGGTTAGCAAAAGCGCTATAAAAAGGGTGATCGCGACGCTTTTTAAACGGGTTTGTTTCATCACACTCTCCTTATTTTTCTTTGTCATCTTGAGTGATGGCGGTAAAGAACAGCCACGAAATCAACAGCACAATCATGAAGTAGATCAGCGAGAAGGCAGCTGCACGACCCAGGTCAAACTGTCCGATGGCCATGGTGGTTAATGTTTGGCTCAAAAAGGTGGTCGAACTGCCAGGCCCACCGCCGGTCAATACAAACGGCTCGGTATAAATCATAAAGCTGTCCATAAAGCGCAACAGCACCGCAATGATCAACACGCTTTTCAGCCGTGGGAGCTGGATATAACGGAACACTGCCCATTTAGAGGCGCGGTCAATTTCAGCTGCTTGATAAAAGGCTTCCGGGATGGCGCGCAGGCCCGAGTAGCAAAGCAGCGCTACCAGCGGAGTCCAGTGCCATACGTCCATTAGCAAAACCGTTAACCACGCGTCGACGGTGTCGCCGGTGTAGTTGTAGTCAAAGCCAAGCTCGTTAAGGCCCCAGCCAAACAGGCCAATGTCGCCCCTAGCGAAAACCTGCCAGATGGTGCCTACCACGTTCCAGGGAATCAGCAGCGGAATAGCGATCAGAATCAGACACACAGACCCTTTAATGCCAGACTTCGGCATCATCAGCGCAACACTGATGCCCAACGGGATCTGAATAAGCAGCACAGCGCCAGAGAACATGAACTGGCGAATCAGGGAATCCTGCAAACGCTCGTCACCCAGGACCTCTTTGAACCACTCGGTACCGACGAAAAACGCCTGCCCCGGGCCAAAAATATCCTGTACCGAATAGTTCACAACGGTCATCAGCGGGATCAACGCTGAAAAAGCAACCAGCAAAAATACCGGCAACACCAGCCACCACGCGCGGTTATTCTGGATTTTTTGCATCACTGCGGCTCCTGTACCAGGAATTCATCGACATACAGCTTCAGCCACTGTTGCGGGAACGAAAGGTTCGTGCGGCTGCCAATGGCACCCTCAAACTCTTCGTTCATCCGCACTTTCATCTCCTGCTGATCCAGCTGCACGGTGATAATTTTGTAGGTACCGAGGTCTTCCATATCCAGAATCTCGGCCTCGTAGGTGTCGTCCGAAGCAGTCGGAGACAGCTGGATAAACTCCGGACGGATCCCGATTTTGATGTTTTTGGATGTGAGGCGTTTCAACAGTTCGACCTGCCACGGCGCCAAGTCTACCTGAGTAGACCTGAAACGAACCCCTGCGGCGCTGCGCTCTACTTCAACCAGGTTCATACCTGGGCTGCCAATAAAGTAGCCAACAAAGGTATGGTTAGGCTGCTCGAACAACTCGGTGGGCGTGCCGAACTGAACGATCTGGCCGCCATACATCACCGCAATCTTGTCAGCAAATGTAGACGCTTCCAGCTGATCGTGGGTCACGTACACCATGGTGATATCAAACTGCTCGTGAATCTGCTTCAGTTTGCGCCGCAGTTTCCACTTCAACTGGGGGTCAATCACCGTAAGCGGTTCATCAAACAGAATGGCCGACACGTCTTCCCGCACCAAACCGCGCCCCATGGACACTTTCTGCTTTTCGTCGGCGGTCAGATTTTTAGCCTTTTTGTAGAGCTTGTCTTCAATTTCCAGCACTTCGGCAATTTCTTGCACCCGCGCCTTGATGCGTGACTTCGGTATTTTGTTGTTCTTTAACGGAAATGCCAGGTTATCAAACACGGTCATGGAGTCGTAAACGACCGGAAACTGGAACACTTGGGCGATGTTACGATCCCGCGGCGACAGCTCGTTGACCCGCTTACCGTCAAACAGCACTTCACCTTCAGAGGGCTGAACCAGGCCGGAAATAATATTCAGCATGGTGCTTTTGCCACAACCAGATGGCCCTAGCAGAGCGTAGGCGCCGCCTTCATGCCAAACGTGGTCGAGCTGGCGAATCGCATAGTCTTCTGGTCCGCCAGGCTTATCGCTGTAGCTGTGAGCCAGTGATTTCAATTGAATTTCAGCCATTAGACAGCCCCTCCTAGTATCCGCGATGGTGTTTGCACCAACTTTTCGGCGCTGTCGAAAACAAACAGCTTGTTGATGGGCAGGTAGACCTTAACCGGGGCACCGGTGTGGTATTGGTGAACACCCATCAGCTGCATCACCATTTCAAAATGGCTGTTTTCGATGTGTATAAACGTTTCCGAACCGCTGATTTCGCTCAGCGCGACTTCCATCGAAATTTCAAGATCGTCGTCGTTGGCCGGCACCAGAGCAATGTGGCTCGGGCGAACCCCGAACCAGTAATCTCCTGGCATCAGTTTGGACAATTCTTGAGTCAAAGCATGATGGGAGTATTCATCAAACGTTACTTCGGTGTCTGTCACGCGTCCGCGGATCATATTCATCGGCGGTTCACTGAACAGCTGCGCAGCCAGGGTATTTACCGGTGACCGGTACACATCCATAACCGGACCGTTCTGAATCACACTCCCTTCATGCAACAGCGTGGTTGTGCCGCCCAACGCCAAGGCTTCGTTGGCTTCCGTGGTGGCGTATACCGCAATACACTGGCGTTCACGGAACAAGTCGCGCAGTTCGGCCCGCAGTTCTTCCCGCAATTTATAATCAAGGTTGACCAAGGGTTCATCGAACAGCACCAATGTGGCATCTTTAACCAATGCTCGCGCCATCGCCGTACGCTGTTGCTGGCCACCGGAAAGTTCAAGAGGATAGCGCTTCAGGAGGGGGCTAATCTGCAGCATGGCCGCGGTTTCTTTCACCCGGCGGTCAATCTCAGACTCAGTCATTTTCGCCAGGCGCAAAGGCGACGCAATGTTTTCATACACCGTTATGCCTGGGTAATTGATGAATTGCTGGTAGATCATCGAGACGTTCCGGGCTTGTACGCTCTGTCCGGTTACATCCTGGCCGTTGAAGATCAAGCGACCTTCGTTGGGTTTATCAAGCCCGGCCATCAAGCGCATCATCGAGGTCTTGCCCGAGAGCGTTCGACCTAGCAGCACATTGAAAGAGCCAGCCTGAAAGGTGAGATTGGCATTCCGGATATAGTCGACACCGTCGACCCTGTGGGAGAGGTTCTCCAGAGTTAAGGACATATCTGTTCCTTGTTGTTCTTGTGGAAACACATCTGAGCAAATGATCGCGCCCGATCTTTTGATCGCGAGTCAGGCAACGCAAAGGCCATACCAGCTTTTCACAATTCTACGTAAAAATACTTATATTTATGATTTATATAGACTTTTTTATTTCCGTTCTTTCTAAATAGAAATTAAAGATGTTCGCTTAACACTACTTTGTTCAACTTGAACATTGACCTCAACACAAATTACACAGATTATTGAACAGTATTTAGCGCAATAATGACCAACCCGCTTCGCAAATCGGCACCGAATAACTCGAAAACGAACACAGAGATGCGGCTTAATGAAAAACACCAAATACGAAATTGAACGCAGTCTGGTCGAACAATCCTGGGATCGCTGCATCGCCTGGGGCCTTGATCACGACTTCGAACCCACTCCACCGGCACCCGGCGCGGCACAGGTAGAAGAGCTGGAACGCCAATATCACGAGCTACTGGCCAGTACCGAAGCCGAAGTGCTGCCGTACTATCGCAACGTGCTTTCCAGTAGCCGCTGCCTGATTCTGCTAGCAAACCGGCACGCAACGGTGCTTAAAAGCTGGGGGGACGAGCGCGTTACTGAGGCACAGTTGAAACCCTGGTTTCAGCAAGGCGCAAACTGGCAGGAGGAGCGCTGTGGTACAAACGCCATAGGCACTGCGATTGCCACCAACAAAGCGGTGCAGATTCAGCGCAACGAACACTTTCTAAAACTCAATCGCAGCATGATTGGCTCAGCCGCGCCTATTTTTGACGCACACAAGCAGTTGGTCGGCGTACTCAGCGTATTCAGTGACGCCTACCTACCCCAGGCTCACACTCTGGGTGTGGTTCGGTTGCTAGCGCAGTCGGTAGACAATCGCCTGCTAAGGCGGCAATTTGAGCGCGACCATTTTATGCTGACACTCAGTACCACCGCAGACAACTTCGACAGCCCCTGGTCTGGCATACTGATTTGCGATGATTTG comes from the Marinobacter psychrophilus genome and includes:
- a CDS encoding GGDEF domain-containing protein — encoded protein: MVPQLLVSRLMHSGALLHCDPDTTIATAAAMMAERSVSSILVIRNDDVLGIWTERDALAIDFTSSSIFAQPVSSVMSSPVISVPTYMPMQEAAIKFRETGKRHFLVVDPDGKAAGILSQTDMATNQGIEPYLRLRDVRSATATMPLSIEGDKTLAEAAASMYKNRAHAAIIDCEKLGFGILTERDIVRLISRNTGNKVVGPLASRPLITVHEDEPLIHARDRLMNLRIRNLAVVNDDNQIIGLVGYGQMLAGVDQLYTQDLRAALEQRDSALAQSRQTLQLAERVIASSLEGIMITDAKSRIEFTNPMFTQLTGYSADDVIGKTPALLSSGRHDKAFYDQMWQALAREGVWRGEIWNRRKTGELYLELLTITAVTDDDDIITHYAALFTDITQNRHNEERIRHLAYYDALTGIPNRRLMEDRLEHAIRQTHRNRMVLAVLFIDLDHFKQINDTLGHHVGDSLLLQFTERAQTCLREGDTLARLGGDEFVVILPELNGPEAAKTVAQRLLDKHREDYQIDGHTLSASASVGISLYSSEVDTARRLLKQADAAMYTAKRAGRNAICIFTDAENEKPKLAGR
- a CDS encoding methylated-DNA--[protein]-cysteine S-methyltransferase, with product MSSSQDAEHITWQSAQCYLGQVLVACSDTGVCALLTGQTLPPLMERLRSRFPRAQLCQAESACPSWLGKVKAQLTDGRSAEPLALDLRGTKFQQQVWQALQSIPSGEVISYAELARRAGCPKAVRAAASACGANPVAVLVPCHRVLRSNGDLGGYNGGVAIKKALLAHEQTLSAR
- a CDS encoding methyl-accepting chemotaxis protein translates to MNKISVIHRLYAGFAMLCLIIVCWGAFNSRIMSSFSDTTHELTSDYFPLAAQIQQVDTHRAEAGKQALSMMAADDPDMLSVRLSALETTISTLNLLANGISSLDNIEKFPVVQTRNQRVAQNVIALKLSVEQLDEYNRSVLEVSEIVNEGLSAFLANNAEMKRLLVREGTEPAGDDIYIRDLFTTIMENLANIELLIMQMVSTDDADKLASVIENLRMNTQIIEPDINALVSEVPRLEGLPVLISHFVAAVNQDDGIINQYLGYRQNRLNLAQAGQEVDRHLGDLAENLDGMRVAVSDRITQTVVALDESARRSEQLVYGLLSLVVLFALGTSVWLARMISLPLRATLSHLASMAKGDYSRRLEFNAKGEFIDLKASVNQLSDAMATVLGSLQQAGGDIGVIATGNARFARDFNERVRGQSEELVAIAAAMTQMEASAREVAGSVRGTHDLVGEVNQQVAETLSDAERGSLCVAELETQSEHTAAKLHELEKASQDIGRITEVINGIANQTNLLALNAAIESARAGEAGRGFAVVADEVRGLAKKTTESTETIRTLVKRLQDEASESVRSMNHNFSQLAAVRTLMASVSEGAEKIRSAMARIHQGADQTRLGMDEQESVSKSVARQVNEISSSANASLDEIDELVATCERLEVSVGNIEALAGRFRVN
- a CDS encoding ABC transporter substrate-binding protein, giving the protein MFKNNKHPKTLILSAAIAAASMSLSLQAYADQYSDAAEKWVSESFKKSTLSKEQQLAEMAWFTQAAEEFRGMEINVVSETIATHEYESNVLAKAFSEITGIKLTHNLIQEGDVIEKLQTQMQSGRNIYDGYVNDSDLIGTHFRYGKVVAIDDIMAGSGKDLTLPTLDLEDFIGLEFTTGPDGKLYQLPTQQFANLYWFRADWFEREDLKKQFSDIYGYDLGVPVNWSAYEDIAEFFSVHVKEIDGKKVYGHMDYGKKDPSLGWRFTDAWFSMAGAGDKGLPNGLPVDEWGIRVEDCRPVGSNVSRGGATNGPAAVYATAKYVEWMQKYAPPEATGMTFSESGPVPAQGAIAQQIFWYTAFTASMIEEGLPVVNEDGTPKWRMAPSPRGPYWEEGMKLGYQDVGSWTFLESTPEKRRLAAWLYAQFTVSKTVSLEKTVAGLTPIRESDLNSDVMSEMAPKLGGLVEFYRSPARVQWTPTGTNVPDYPKLAQLWWQYIAQAASGEATPQEALDGLADAQDRVMERLERANVLETCGPKLNEPRDPQYWLDQPGAPKPKLANEKVQGVTVPYNELLKSWADARKS
- a CDS encoding DUF2160 domain-containing protein; amino-acid sequence: MIDWMNWTPTVVIFFVVIASILAVMTVYEVVSPCRERKGFLPIETTRGDRLFIGLLSTAYIHLTFLAVSDVSLWVALAVSVAWMGVLLRWG
- a CDS encoding carbohydrate ABC transporter permease, yielding MKQTRLKSVAITLFIALLLTPVYWLLNMSFKTNQEILGGLTFFPKIFTLDNYAVIFSDPSWYNGYLNSMTYVSMNVVITLLVALPAAYAFSRYKFLGDKHLFFWLLSNRMAPPAVFLLPFFQLYSSIGLFDTHIAVALAHCLFTVPLAVWILEGFMKGVPREYDEMAFIDGYSFPRFFIKVFLPMIRSGIGVTAFFTFMFSWVELLLARTLTSVDAQPIGAIMTRTIGASGIDWGVLSAAGVLTIIPGILVIWFVRNHVAKGFALGRV
- a CDS encoding carbohydrate ABC transporter permease, whose amino-acid sequence is MQKIQNNRAWWLVLPVFLLVAFSALIPLMTVVNYSVQDIFGPGQAFFVGTEWFKEVLGDERLQDSLIRQFMFSGAVLLIQIPLGISVALMMPKSGIKGSVCLILIAIPLLIPWNVVGTIWQVFARGDIGLFGWGLNELGFDYNYTGDTVDAWLTVLLMDVWHWTPLVALLCYSGLRAIPEAFYQAAEIDRASKWAVFRYIQLPRLKSVLIIAVLLRFMDSFMIYTEPFVLTGGGPGSSTTFLSQTLTTMAIGQFDLGRAAAFSLIYFMIVLLISWLFFTAITQDDKEK
- a CDS encoding ABC transporter ATP-binding protein, with the protein product MAEIQLKSLAHSYSDKPGGPEDYAIRQLDHVWHEGGAYALLGPSGCGKSTMLNIISGLVQPSEGEVLFDGKRVNELSPRDRNIAQVFQFPVVYDSMTVFDNLAFPLKNNKIPKSRIKARVQEIAEVLEIEDKLYKKAKNLTADEKQKVSMGRGLVREDVSAILFDEPLTVIDPQLKWKLRRKLKQIHEQFDITMVYVTHDQLEASTFADKIAVMYGGQIVQFGTPTELFEQPNHTFVGYFIGSPGMNLVEVERSAAGVRFRSTQVDLAPWQVELLKRLTSKNIKIGIRPEFIQLSPTASDDTYEAEILDMEDLGTYKIITVQLDQQEMKVRMNEEFEGAIGSRTNLSFPQQWLKLYVDEFLVQEPQ